CTACGCCCTGTGGGTGAACGGCCACGAGCTGGCGCGCGGCCCCATCCGCAGCCAGCCGCGCCGCATGCACTACGACATGGCCGACCTCGCGCCGCTGCTGCGCCAGGGCGAGAACGTGGTGGCGATCTACGTCAAGCACTACGGCCAGGCCACCTCGTTCTGGATGCCAGCAAAGCCCAACAACACACTGGGCGGCACCGGCGCGCTGGTGTTCGAGGCCGACCTGGGCGCGGCGGGCTGGCTGGCCACCGACAGCACCTGGAAGGCCCAGCTGGCCAGCGCCTGGGGCGAGGGCGGGCGCGACGGCACCGACCACGGCGGCGGCGTGCCGGTGGAGGTGTTCGACGCGCGGCTGCTGGCCCACAGCTGGCGCGGCCTGGGCTTTGACGACAGCAGCTGGGGCCAGGCCCAGCCCATCCCGGCCATGCACGTGGGCGGCTTCGCCCGCGCCCAGCCCCCCGCCGACCCCTACGGCGCGCTGCTGCCGCGCCCGTTCGGCCAGCTGGGCGGCCAGCTGCGGCAGCCCGCAGCGGCCAGCGTGGCCCTCGGCCCGCAGCCCACGCAGGCGGGCGGCCCCATAGCCCAGCTCCAAGCGGCGCTGGCGCTGCCCTTCGGCGCGGCGCAGGCGGCGGAGCTGCCGCTGGAGCTGGAGCTACCGCCCGGGCGGGCGGCGCTGGTGGTGATCGACATGGGCCGCGTGGTCTCGGGGCTGGTCGGCTTCGCGCTGGATGCCCCGGCGGGCACCACGCTCGACCTCTCCTACGCCGAGGAGCCGCTGGCGGCCAGCATCAGCATGGACAAGATGCGCGCCGGGACGCGCTACACTGCGCGCGGCCACCACGACGCGTTCGAGCTGTTCGACTCGAACGGCTTCCGCTACGCCTACGCGCTGATCGGCGGGGGCGGGCGGGTGGCGCTGCGCAGCTTCGGCGTGCGCGAGCGGCTCTACCCCTGGCAGGGTGAGGCCAGCTTCACCTGCGACGACGAGGAGCTGAACCGCATCTACCGCGCGGGGCTGCGCACCGTGCAGGTATGCTCGCACGACGCGCTGATCGACTGCCCGACCCGCGAGCAGCGCGCGTGGGTGGGCGACGCGGTGGTGCACCAGATGGTGCACCTGGCCACCAACGCCGACTGGCGGCTGGCCTGGCACTACCTGGCCATGGCCGACTCGCCGCGCCCCGACGGGCTGCTGCCCATGACGGTGGTGGGCGACATCGAGGCCAGCGGGATGTACAGCATCCCCAGCTGGTCGCTGCACTGGCTGCACGGGCTGCACGCCCTGATGCGCTTCGGCGGCGACCGCGAGGCCGCGCAGGCCCGCATGCCCACCGCCGAGCGGGTGCTGCGCTGGTTCCTGCCCTTCCAAGATGCCAGCGGCGTGCTGCGCGATGTGACCGAGTGGGGCCTGATCGACTGGGCCAGCATCTCGACCGAGGACGCCAGCGCCGCGCTGACCGCGCTGTGGGCCAGGGGCCTGCGCGAGTTCGCCGAGCTGGCGGGCTGGCTGGGCGACCACGGGCGGCGGCGCTGGGCCGAGCAGGCCTACGGGCGGGTGCGCGAGGGCTTCGAGCAGTTCTGGGACGCGCGGCGCGGCTGCTACTGCGACCACATGCTGGGCGCGGCGCTCCAGCCTGCGGTCAGCCAGCTGCCGGGGGCGCTGGCGATTGTGGCGGGGCTGGCCCCGCAGGAGCGCTGGGGCCAGATCGTGGCGGCGATCACCGACCCGGCGCGGCTGGCGGTGCGCTCGTGGATGGGCAACGGCGCAGGCGAGCAGTCCATGGAGCGCTGGCAGGCCCAGGTGGAGCGCGGCGAGTACACCATCACGTGGGATGTGGAGCGCGAGATCGTGCTGGCCGAGCCTTTCATGAGCTACGTGGTGCACGACGCGGTGGCGCTGGCGGGCCAGGCCGACAGGCTGCCCGCCATGTACCGCCGCTGGTCGCAGTTCCTAGCGGGCGGCTACGACACGCTGGGCGAGTGCTGGGACTTCGGAACCCACGCCCACGGCTGGAGCAGCACACCCACCCGCGACATGGTGTTCTACACGCTGGGCATCACGCCCGCCAAGCCCGGCTACGCCCACGCCCGCGTCGCGCCGCGCCTAGGCGGGCTGGCCTGGGCCAGAGGCAGCGCGCCCACACCCCACGGCCCCATCCACGTGGCGGTCGACCGCGAGCGGGTGGCGGTGGACTCGCCGGTGCCGTTCACGCTCGACCTGCCCGGCCAGCCGCCGCTGGAGCTGCCCGCTGGCCAGCATGAGAGAACGTATTAACCACGAAGAACCGAAGGCACGAAGGGAAAACCGTTTACCACCAAGACACCAAGACACCAAGGGGAAGAGAACCTATTTACCACGAAGACCCGAAGGCGCGAAGGGAAAAAGAACCATCTACTACCAAGACGCCAAGACACTAAGGAAAGAAAAGTCATAGAAAAAAGCGCGGGGCCAAGCCCTACCCGCCCGGCCCATGCGGCGAAGGTGCCACTCACGCAAACTGGCCATATGCACGAACACTAGCCGCCAGGGAACGGCATCGGAACGCTCAACATTGGGGGTTCGAAGGGCGTAACACCTTCACATGGCGTCACTTTGCCGAGCAAGGCATTGGGGTGCGGCACGCGGAACCAACCCGCCTACCGGGACATGACCGCTGGTTGTCACGGGGAGCAGGTAGTCATACGCACGACGGAATCATTGCCGTAGGGGCGGACCTGGTGTCCGCCCGCGCCGTGGTCATCGTGCCCATCGGAGGATCGTTCGATGATGTCGATGCTCACGGCGAGGGGCGCATCGGAACGCGCCGTGTTCATCGAGTGGGGTCGCGATGCGGGCGGCGCATGGCGATGGGGCGGACACCAGGTCCGCCCCTACACCCGTTGTGGGGCATTGCGACCATCGGGTCGGATACGATGACGGCAATGCAGTGCATCGGCAAACGATCATGCATGGGTGCCAAAAAAGCCTTGAAACGTGGTACAACGTGACACCTGTTGAGGGCTGGCCCCCGGACGCCGCCCGCGCAGGGCACACACCCACCAAACAAGAGGGATCGTCTTACCGCGAAGGGGAGAGGGGAACCGTTTACCACCAAGACACCAAGACACCAAGGAAAAGAGGGGGGTTCACCGCCCAGACAGGGGGGTTCACCGGACAAATGAACCCATACAGCCCTAAAGAACTGGTTTCACCATATGATATGCCTATTGGCGCAAACGCATCACTCAAGAGCGTATGATAACTCTTAGCGTAGAAGATACGATATTCCCAAACATGCACTGGAAATCGCCCGCCACGGCAACAAGCGCGGCCTCGCCCATCCAGCGAAGGCGCTGACGCGGGCCAGCTGGCCATGATCACACCCGCAGCGACGAGGCTCGCGCCGCCGAGGCGGGCGAACATTGCGACAGCACACAGCGCCGTGGCAGGCGGGCGCGGCAGACCCAAAAGCGCAGCCCGCCCCCGATGAAGGAACCATGATGACCACACCAGAACACGCCGAGCTGGTCGAGCGGCTGCTTGGGCAGCTCGGCCTTGAGGACAAGATCCGCATCGTGAGCGGCAGGCACGCCTTCGAGCACGAGGGAGCCGCCGCCCTGCCCACCGAGCCGCCCATCCCGCCCTTCTCGCTGGCCGACGGCCCAGCCGGGGTGCGCGTGAACCACCCCGGCAACCCCGAGAAGCGCGCCACCGCGCTGCCCGCGCCTATCGCGCTGGCCGCCACATGGGATGTCGATGCGGCGCGGCGCTACGGCGACCTGGTGGGGGCCGAGATGGCCGCCACCGGCCACAACATCATGCTTGGCCCGGCGGTGGACATCGCCCGCGTGCCGGTGGGCGGTCGCCTGTTTGAGTCGTTTGGCGAAGACCCGCTGCTGCAGGCCCGCATGGCGGTGGCCGAGATCCGCGCCATCCAGGCCCACGGCGTGGCGGCCTGCGTCAAGCACTACCTGGCCAACAACCAGGAGAGCCAGCGCGCATCCATCGATGTGCAGGTGGATGCGCGCACGCTGCGCGCATCCACCTGCGGCCCGCTGCGGCGGCCATCCAGCAGGGCGGCGCGGCGGCGGTGATGGGCTCGTACAACCGCGTGAACGGCAGCTACGCCTGCGAGAGCCGCCAGCTGCTGACCGACATTCTGCGCGGCGAGCTGGGCTTCCAGGGCTTTGTGATGAGCGACTACCTGGCCAACCGCAGCACGGTAGCATCCGCCGAGGCCGGGCTGGATTGGGAGCTGGGCGAGCGGATGTGGGGTGAGCGGCTGCTGGCTGCGGTGCGCAGCGGCGAGCTGGCGCTGGGTGTGGTGGATGAGATGGTGCGGCGCATCCTGCGGCCCGCCGTGGCGCTGGGCATGGTCGATAGGCCGGTGGCGTTTGGCGCGATCCCCGTGGAGCGCCACGGCGCGGCGGCCCGCGAGCTGGCCGAGCAGGGCGCGGTGCTGCTGAAGAATGACGGCCCGCTGCTGCCGCTCGACGCCCAGGCCATCCGCTCGCTGGCGGTGATCGGGGTGGATGCGGCCAGCGTGGCGGCGGCGGGCGGCGGCAGCTCGCTGGTGCGGCCCACCTACGCGGTGAGCGTGGTGGAGGGCCTGCGCCGGGCGCTGCCGCACGCGGCGGTGGCCCACGCCCCCGGCTGCGACCCGCTGGGGCCGGGCGCGCTGCTGCCCGGTCTGCCCGCCGTGCCATCCGGCGCGCTCGCGCCCGAGGGCGGCGAGGGGTGCGGCCTGAGCGCGGCCTACTGGCCGAGCCCCAGCTTCGCGGGCGAGCCGAGCCTGGCGCGGCGCGAGCCGAGGGCCGAGCTGGTGCGCGGCCTGTTCGACATCCCGGGCTTCAGCGCGGCCTCGCAGGGCGCGGCCAGCCTGCCCATGGACATGCCCGCGCCGTTCTCGGCGCGCTGGCGGGGCACGCTGCGCGCCCACGTGGCGGGCGAGTACACGTTCTCGCTCACATGCCTGGGCAGCGGGCGGCTAACAGTGGGCGGGGCGACGCTGATCGAGCTGCCCAGCCAGGCGGGCGGCGAGGCCGACCCGGCCTTCGGCGGGGCCAGCGCGGCGGCGCGGGTGGCCAGCGCCAGCATCGCGCTGGCGCAGGGCGAGCACCCGCTGCTGGTGGAGTACGTGGCCGACGCGCCGGGCTTCTGGCCGCTGCGCGACGCGGCGCTGCGGCTGGGCTGGCAGCCCCCGGCGGAGCTGGCGACACCCGCCATCCGCGAGGCGGCGGAGCTGGCCCGCAGCGCCGACGTGGCGGTGGTGGTGGCCCGCACGTTCGAGAGCGAGGAGATGGACCGCCCCAACCTCGACCTGCCGAACGATCAGGCCCAGCTCATCCGCGCCGTGGCGGCGGCCAACCCGCGCACTGTGGTGGTGCTGATGAGCGGCGGGCCGGTGGAGATGGCGAGCTGGGCCGACCACACGCCCGCCATCCTGCAGGCCTGGTACGCCGGGCAGGAGCAGGGCGCGGCGGTGGCGCGGCTGCTGCTGGGCGATGCCGCGCCCGCCGGGCGGCTGCCGATCAGCTTCCCGCGCAGCATGACCGAAAGCCCGGTGGCCGCGCCCGAGCAGTACCCCGGCGTGGGCGGCGCGGTGCACTACCGCGAGGGGCTGGGCGTGGGCTACCGTGGCTACGACGCGCAGGGCATCGAGCCGCGCTACCCCTTCGGCTACGGCCTAACCTACACCAGCTTCGCCTACCGCGACCTAGAGCTGGCCACCGACGCCGAGGGCGTCATCCAGGTGCGCTTC
This portion of the Chloroflexia bacterium SDU3-3 genome encodes:
- a CDS encoding Bacterial alpha-L-rhamnosidase, with amino-acid sequence MSEPITPHDFPAIRWRGQWVWVPEEPVRPSGFWQADPRPPRERHGLFRRSFWLDAPPQRAPARISADARYALWVNGHELARGPIRSQPRRMHYDMADLAPLLRQGENVVAIYVKHYGQATSFWMPAKPNNTLGGTGALVFEADLGAAGWLATDSTWKAQLASAWGEGGRDGTDHGGGVPVEVFDARLLAHSWRGLGFDDSSWGQAQPIPAMHVGGFARAQPPADPYGALLPRPFGQLGGQLRQPAAASVALGPQPTQAGGPIAQLQAALALPFGAAQAAELPLELELPPGRAALVVIDMGRVVSGLVGFALDAPAGTTLDLSYAEEPLAASISMDKMRAGTRYTARGHHDAFELFDSNGFRYAYALIGGGGRVALRSFGVRERLYPWQGEASFTCDDEELNRIYRAGLRTVQVCSHDALIDCPTREQRAWVGDAVVHQMVHLATNADWRLAWHYLAMADSPRPDGLLPMTVVGDIEASGMYSIPSWSLHWLHGLHALMRFGGDREAAQARMPTAERVLRWFLPFQDASGVLRDVTEWGLIDWASISTEDASAALTALWARGLREFAELAGWLGDHGRRRWAEQAYGRVREGFEQFWDARRGCYCDHMLGAALQPAVSQLPGALAIVAGLAPQERWGQIVAAITDPARLAVRSWMGNGAGEQSMERWQAQVERGEYTITWDVEREIVLAEPFMSYVVHDAVALAGQADRLPAMYRRWSQFLAGGYDTLGECWDFGTHAHGWSSTPTRDMVFYTLGITPAKPGYAHARVAPRLGGLAWARGSAPTPHGPIHVAVDRERVAVDSPVPFTLDLPGQPPLELPAGQHERTY
- a CDS encoding beta-glucosidase, producing MGSYNRVNGSYACESRQLLTDILRGELGFQGFVMSDYLANRSTVASAEAGLDWELGERMWGERLLAAVRSGELALGVVDEMVRRILRPAVALGMVDRPVAFGAIPVERHGAAARELAEQGAVLLKNDGPLLPLDAQAIRSLAVIGVDAASVAAAGGGSSLVRPTYAVSVVEGLRRALPHAAVAHAPGCDPLGPGALLPGLPAVPSGALAPEGGEGCGLSAAYWPSPSFAGEPSLARREPRAELVRGLFDIPGFSAASQGAASLPMDMPAPFSARWRGTLRAHVAGEYTFSLTCLGSGRLTVGGATLIELPSQAGGEADPAFGGASAAARVASASIALAQGEHPLLVEYVADAPGFWPLRDAALRLGWQPPAELATPAIREAAELARSADVAVVVARTFESEEMDRPNLDLPNDQAQLIRAVAAANPRTVVVLMSGGPVEMASWADHTPAILQAWYAGQEQGAAVARLLLGDAAPAGRLPISFPRSMTESPVAAPEQYPGVGGAVHYREGLGVGYRGYDAQGIEPRYPFGYGLTYTSFAYRDLELATDAEGVIQVRFTLANTGQRAGTEVAQVYLGLPEDAAAPPRQLAGWARVALAPGEQRRVAVAIDPRAPDGPLRTWDAQASAWRVVAGACRVYVGQHARHTALAGTLDLSYNGGDPISEETSRQ